From Asterias rubens chromosome 3, eAstRub1.3, whole genome shotgun sequence, the proteins below share one genomic window:
- the LOC117288330 gene encoding proline-serine-threonine phosphatase-interacting protein 1-like, whose translation MTRFVEHFWDTEFNSTNGYDVLLKRMKEGREMCKDYEEFLKQRAKAEDAFGKTLVKIAKSSGGKDEIGTLKTSWDEVVSQTENCGQSHINISIRLTEEAKKVEEFREAQKEKRRKEEDGIKRLITAKRDQHNKVIHSKRTYEGKCKEADIADDAYMKGRLVGPTKDQDKLLIKKDKLRQTSTQADAQYQKEVVTLEQTRQEWEDRMTQLCVIFQQLEMERIRFLRNTMWVFSNIISLQCCSDDENSDDMRKALSDCNEDKDIQLFISQKATGSLKPAQVVYECYYKDGSMAAKSSGGSGGGISNGRSRQTLPPIPAAMKIDQHRALPPPPEVSSPSKEDGIYSAMSDYSTGVIGQIKAKDSSKFMAKFDYEAQGDEELDIKAGDILTIVNRDDDTWWYAEFNGKRGHVPADYLGPCANTGDEGHTTYL comes from the exons AGCAAAGGCAGAGGACGCTTTTGGAAAAACACTCGTCAAAATTGCAAAGAGCTCAGGTGGAAAAGATGAGATAGG AACCTTAAAAACATCCTGGGATGAAGTTGTGTCACAGACGGAGAATTGCGGCCAGTCTCACATCAACATCTCGATAAGGCTGACAGAGGAAGCCAAAAAGGTGGAAGAATTCCGCGAAGCTCAGAAAGAGAAACGAAGGAAGGAAGAAGATGGCATCAAGAGATTAATTACTGCCAAGAGGGATCAGCACAACAAAGTCATACAT AGTAAGAGAACATATGAAGGTAAATGCAAGGAAGCAGATATTGCTGACGATGCTTACATGAAAGGACGCTTAGTCGGTCCAACCAAGGACCAAGATAAG TTGCTAATAAAGAAAGATAAGTTGAGGCAGACGTCAACTCAAGCAG aTGCACAATACCAGAAAGAAGTAGTGACTTTAGAGCAGACAAGGCAAGAATGGGAAGACAGAAtgacacaactttgtgtg ATCTTCCAGCAGCTTGAAATGGAGAGAATTCGTTTCTTGAGGAACACAATGTGGGTGTTCTCCAACATCATATCACTGCAGTGTTGTAGTGATGATGAG AATTCTGATGATATGAGAAAAGCATTGTCTGACTGCAACGAGGACAAAGACATCCAGTTGTTCATCTCACAAAAGGCTACAGGAAGTTTAAAACCAG CACAAGTCGTGTACGAGTGCTACTATAAAGATGGTAGCATGGCAGCCAAGTCGAGTGGAGGCAGTGGTGGGGGTATATCAAATGGGCGGAGCCGACAAACCTTACCCCCTATCCCAGCTGCAATGAAGATAGACCAACATCGAGCGTTACCACCACCACCAGAAGTATCATCTCCATCCAAAGAAG atggGATTTACTCTGCAATGTCCGACTACTCCACTGGTGTTATTGGACAAATCAAAGCGAAAGACTCCAGTAAGTTCATGGCTAAATTTGACTATGAAGCTCAG ggaGATGAGGAGCTTGATATAAAAGCTGGTGATATCTTGACCATCGTTAACAGGGACGACGATACGTGGTGGTACGCAGAATTCAATGGAAAGAGAGGTCATGTTCCTGCAGATTATCTAGGCCCTTGTGCCAACACCGGTGACGAAGGACACACGACTTACCTTTAA